One segment of Kogia breviceps isolate mKogBre1 chromosome 14, mKogBre1 haplotype 1, whole genome shotgun sequence DNA contains the following:
- the RHBDF1 gene encoding inactive rhomboid protein 1 isoform X6: MGEARRDSTSSLQRKKPPWLKLDIPAVVPPAAEESSFLQVGPGQRGLQVQPIQPPHWVPVAQPLRRQAFLRSVSMPAEPTCVPSPHQEPRRPGLQRQMSITQTIRRGTADWFGVSKDSDSTQKWQRKSIRHCSQRYGKLKPQVIRELDLPSQDNVSLTSTETPPPLYVGPCQLGMQKIIDPLARGRAFRLADDAADGLSAPHTPVTPGAASLCSFSSSRSGFNRLPRRRKRESVAKMSFRAAAALVKGRSVRDGTLRRVQRRSFTPASFLEEDTADFPDELDTSFFAREGVLHEELSTYPDEVFESPSEAALKDWERAPEQADLTGGALDRSELERSHLMLPLERGWRKQKEGGAAAPQPKVRLRQEVVSAAGQRRGQRIAMPVRKFFAREKRPYGLGMVGRLTNRTYRKRIDSYVKRQIEDMDDHRPFFTYWLTFVHSLVTILAVCIYGVAPVGFSQHETVDSVLRNRGVYENVKYVQQENFWIGPSSEALIHLGAKFSPCMRQDPQVHSFIHAAREREKHSACCVRNDRSGCVQTSEEECSSTLAVWVKWPFHPSAPDLAGQERQFGSVCHQDPRVCDEPSSEDPHEWPDDITKWPICTKNSAGNHTNHPHMDCVITGRPCCIGTKGRCEITSREYCDFMRGYFHEEATLCSQVHCMDDVCGLLPFLNPEVPDQFYRLWLSLFLHAGILHCLVSVCFQMTVLRDLEKLAGWHRIAIIYLLSGVTGNLASAIFLPYRAEVRLPPRVGPSYVHLLPSMNWFQHRVKFLQCPAWEQLHLAPVPIHSGRREVGRGDLLRPTSSQAPTPPQVGPAGSQFGILACLFVELFQSWQILARPWRAFFKLLAVVLFLFTFGLLPWIDNFAHISGFVSGLFLSFAFLPYISFGKFDLYRKRCQIIVFQVVFLGLLAGLVVLFYFYPVRCEWCEFLTCIPFTDKFCEKYELDAQLH, encoded by the exons ATGGGTGAGGCCCGCAGGGACAGCACCAGCAGCCTGCAGCGCAAGAAGCCGCCGTGGCTGAAGCTGGATATCCCGGCTGTGGTGCCCCCGGCAGCAGAGGAGTCCAGTTTCCTGCAGGTAGGCCCTGGCCAGCGGGGGCTGCAGGTGCAGCCCATCCAGCCACCTCACTGGGTCCCCGTTGCCCAGCCCCTGAGACGCCAGGCGTTCCTGCGGAGCGTGAGCATGCCGGCCGAGCCCACCTGCGTCCCATCACCCCACCAGGAGCCCCGGCGGCCGGGGTTGCAGCGCCAGATGTCCATCACACAGACCATCCGCAG GGGCACTGCTGACTGGTTTGGAGTGAGCAAGGACAGTGACAGCACCCAGAAGTGGCAGCGTAAGAGCATTCGTCACTGCAGCCAGCGCTACGGGAAGCTGAAGCCCCAGGTCATCCGGGAGTTAGACCTGCCCAGCCAGGACAACGTGTCGCTGACCAGCACTGAGACGCCCCCTCCTCTGTACGTGGGGCCATGCCAGCTGGGCATGCAGAAG atCATAGACCCCCTGGCCCGGGGCCGGGCCTTTCGCTTGGCGGATGATGCCGCCGACGGCCTGAGTGCCCCGCACACGCCGGTCACGCCGGGTGCCGCCTCCCTCTGCTCCTTCTCCAGCTCCCGTTCGGGTTTCAACCGGCTCCCGCGGCGGCGCAAGCGCGAGTCGGTGGCCAAGATGAGCTTCCGGGCAGCCGCCGCGCTGGTGAAG GGCCGCTCGGTTAGGGATGGCACACTGCGCCGGGTCCAGCGCCGAAGCTTCACTCCTgccagcttcctggaggaggacaCGGCTGACTTCCCCGACGAGCTGGACACATCCTTCTTTGCCCGG GAAGGTGTCCTCCACGAGGAGCTGTCCACGTACCCAGATGAGGTGTTCGAGTCCCCATCGGAGGCAGCGCTTAAGGACTGGGAGAGAGCCCCAGAGCAGGCGGACCTCACGGGTGGGGCCCTGGACCGCAGCGAGCTGGAGCGCAGCCACCTGATGTT GCCCCTGGAACGTGGCTGGCGCAAGCAGAAGGAGGGTGGTGCAGCGGCCCCGCAGCCCAAGGTGCGGCTGCGGCAGGAGGTGGTGAGTGCCGCGGGTCAGCGGCGGGGCCAGCGCATCGCGATGCCGGTGCGCAAGTTCTTCGCCAGGGAGAAGCGGCCGTATGGGCTGGGCATGGTGGGCCGGCTAACCAACCGCACTTACCGCAAGCGAATCGACAGCTATGTCAAACGCCAGATTGAGGACATGGACGACCACAG GCCCTTCTTCACCTACTGGCTCACCTTCGTGCACTCGCTCGTCACCATTCTAGCCGTGTGCATCTATGGCGTGGCGCCCGTAGGCTTCTCACAGCACGAGACCGTAGACTCG GTGCTGCGCAACCGAGGGGTCTATGAGAATGTCAAGTACGTTCAGCAGGAGAACTTCTGGATCGGGCCCAGCTCG GAGGCTCTCATTCACCTGGGTGCCAAGTTCTCACCCTGCATGCGCCAGGATCCGCAGGTGCATAGTTTCATCCACGCTGCGCGTGAGCGTGAGAAGCACTCGGCCTGCTGTGTACGCAACGACCGGTCTGGCTGCGTGCAGACCTCGGAAGAGGAGTGCTCG TCCACGCTGGCAGTGTGGGTGAAGTGGCCTTTCCATCCCAGCGCCCCAGACCTTGCTGGCCAAGAGAGGCAGTTTGGCTCTGTCTGCCACCAGGACCCCAG GGTGTGTGATGAGCCTTCCTCCGAGGACCCCCATGAGTGGCCAGATGACATCACCAAGTGGCCG ATCTGCACCAAAAACAGCGCTGGGAACCACACCAACCACCCGCACATGGACTGTGTCATCACGGGCCGGCCCTGCTGCATTGGCACCAAGGGCAG GTGTGAGATCACCTCCCGGGAGTACTGTGACTTCATGAGGGGCTACTTCCACGAGGAGGCCACACTCTGCTCTCAG GTGCACTGCATGGACGACGTGTGTGGGCTCTTGCCCTTCCTCAACCCCGAGGTGCCTGACCAGTTCTACCGCCTGTGGCTGTCCCTATTCTTGCACGCTGG gatCCTGCACTGCCTGGTGTCTGTCTGCTTCCAGATGACTGTCCTGCGGGACCTGGAGAAGCTGGCAGGCTGGCACCGCATAGCCATCATCTACCTGCTGAGTGGCGTCACTGGTAACCTGGCCAGTGCCATTTTCCTGCCATACCGGGCAGAGGTAAGGCTGCCCCCCAGGGTGGGGCCCTCCTACGTGCACCTGCTACCCAGCATGAACTGGTTCCAGCACAGAGTCAAGTTCCTACAGTGCCCCGCCTGGGAGCAGCTCCACTTGGCTCCTGTCCCGATACACTCTGGGCGGAGGGAGGTGGGACGGGGTGACCTGCTCAGGCCCACCAGCTCACAGGCACCCACACCCCCCCAGGTGGGCCCCGCCGGCTCGCAGTTCGGCATCCTGGCCTGCCTCTTCGTGGAGCTCTTCCAGAGCTGGCAGATCCTGGCGCGGCCCTGGCGTGCCTTCTTCAAGCTGCTGGCTGTGGTGCTCTTCCTCTTCACCTTCGGGCTGCTGCCCTGGATCGACAACTTCGCCCACATCTCGGGCTTCGTCAGCGgcctcttcctctcctttgcCTTCTTGCCCTACATCAGCTTTGGCAAGTTTGACCTGTACCGCAAGCGCTGCCAGATCATCGTCTTTCAGGTGGTCTTCCTGGGCCTCCTGGCTGGCCTGGTGGTCCTCTTCTACTTCTACCCTGTGCGCTGTGAGTGGTGCGAGTTCCTCACCTGCATCCCCTTCACTGACAAGTTCTGTGAGAAGTACGAGCTGGACGCTCAGCTCCACTGA
- the RHBDF1 gene encoding inactive rhomboid protein 1 isoform X10 yields MGEARRDSTSSLQRKKPPWLKLDIPAVVPPAAEESSFLQPLRRQAFLRSVSMPAEPTCVPSPHQEPRRPGLQRQMSITQTIRSRQVRFGRVHTLPLLGAPAARRALTQRSSLSRSLLRGTADWFGVSKDSDSTQKWQRKSIRHCSQRYGKLKPQVIRELDLPSQDNVSLTSTETPPPLYVGPCQLGMQKIIDPLARGRAFRLADDAADGLSAPHTPVTPGAASLCSFSSSRSGFNRLPRRRKRESVAKMSFRAAAALVKGRSVRDGTLRRVQRRSFTPASFLEEDTADFPDELDTSFFAREGVLHEELSTYPDEVFESPSEAALKDWERAPEQADLTGGALDRSELERSHLMLPLERGWRKQKEGGAAAPQPKVRLRQEVVSAAGQRRGQRIAMPVRKFFAREKRPYGLGMVGRLTNRTYRKRIDSYVKRQIEDMDDHRPFFTYWLTFVHSLVTILAVCIYGVAPVGFSQHETVDSVLRNRGVYENVKYVQQENFWIGPSSEALIHLGAKFSPCMRQDPQVHSFIHAAREREKHSACCVRNDRSGCVQTSEEECSSTLAVWVKWPFHPSAPDLAGQERQFGSVCHQDPRVCDEPSSEDPHEWPDDITKWPICTKNSAGNHTNHPHMDCVITGRPCCIGTKGRCEITSREYCDFMRGYFHEEATLCSQVHCMDDVCGLLPFLNPEVPDQFYRLWLSLFLHAGILHCLVSVCFQMTVLRDLEKLAGWHRIAIIYLLSGVTGNLASAIFLPYRAEVGPAGSQFGILACLFVELFQSWQILARPWRAFFKLLAVVLFLFTFGLLPWIDNFAHISGFVSGLFLSFAFLPYISFGKFDLYRKRCQIIVFQVVFLGLLAGLVVLFYFYPVRCEWCEFLTCIPFTDKFCEKYELDAQLH; encoded by the exons ATGGGTGAGGCCCGCAGGGACAGCACCAGCAGCCTGCAGCGCAAGAAGCCGCCGTGGCTGAAGCTGGATATCCCGGCTGTGGTGCCCCCGGCAGCAGAGGAGTCCAGTTTCCTGCAG CCCCTGAGACGCCAGGCGTTCCTGCGGAGCGTGAGCATGCCGGCCGAGCCCACCTGCGTCCCATCACCCCACCAGGAGCCCCGGCGGCCGGGGTTGCAGCGCCAGATGTCCATCACACAGACCATCCGCAG CCGACAGGTGCGCTTTGGGCGTGTCCACACTCTGCCCCTGTTGGGAGCCCCTGCTGCCCGCAGGGCCCTCACACAGCGCTCGTCTCTCTCTCGGTCCCTGCTCAG GGGCACTGCTGACTGGTTTGGAGTGAGCAAGGACAGTGACAGCACCCAGAAGTGGCAGCGTAAGAGCATTCGTCACTGCAGCCAGCGCTACGGGAAGCTGAAGCCCCAGGTCATCCGGGAGTTAGACCTGCCCAGCCAGGACAACGTGTCGCTGACCAGCACTGAGACGCCCCCTCCTCTGTACGTGGGGCCATGCCAGCTGGGCATGCAGAAG atCATAGACCCCCTGGCCCGGGGCCGGGCCTTTCGCTTGGCGGATGATGCCGCCGACGGCCTGAGTGCCCCGCACACGCCGGTCACGCCGGGTGCCGCCTCCCTCTGCTCCTTCTCCAGCTCCCGTTCGGGTTTCAACCGGCTCCCGCGGCGGCGCAAGCGCGAGTCGGTGGCCAAGATGAGCTTCCGGGCAGCCGCCGCGCTGGTGAAG GGCCGCTCGGTTAGGGATGGCACACTGCGCCGGGTCCAGCGCCGAAGCTTCACTCCTgccagcttcctggaggaggacaCGGCTGACTTCCCCGACGAGCTGGACACATCCTTCTTTGCCCGG GAAGGTGTCCTCCACGAGGAGCTGTCCACGTACCCAGATGAGGTGTTCGAGTCCCCATCGGAGGCAGCGCTTAAGGACTGGGAGAGAGCCCCAGAGCAGGCGGACCTCACGGGTGGGGCCCTGGACCGCAGCGAGCTGGAGCGCAGCCACCTGATGTT GCCCCTGGAACGTGGCTGGCGCAAGCAGAAGGAGGGTGGTGCAGCGGCCCCGCAGCCCAAGGTGCGGCTGCGGCAGGAGGTGGTGAGTGCCGCGGGTCAGCGGCGGGGCCAGCGCATCGCGATGCCGGTGCGCAAGTTCTTCGCCAGGGAGAAGCGGCCGTATGGGCTGGGCATGGTGGGCCGGCTAACCAACCGCACTTACCGCAAGCGAATCGACAGCTATGTCAAACGCCAGATTGAGGACATGGACGACCACAG GCCCTTCTTCACCTACTGGCTCACCTTCGTGCACTCGCTCGTCACCATTCTAGCCGTGTGCATCTATGGCGTGGCGCCCGTAGGCTTCTCACAGCACGAGACCGTAGACTCG GTGCTGCGCAACCGAGGGGTCTATGAGAATGTCAAGTACGTTCAGCAGGAGAACTTCTGGATCGGGCCCAGCTCG GAGGCTCTCATTCACCTGGGTGCCAAGTTCTCACCCTGCATGCGCCAGGATCCGCAGGTGCATAGTTTCATCCACGCTGCGCGTGAGCGTGAGAAGCACTCGGCCTGCTGTGTACGCAACGACCGGTCTGGCTGCGTGCAGACCTCGGAAGAGGAGTGCTCG TCCACGCTGGCAGTGTGGGTGAAGTGGCCTTTCCATCCCAGCGCCCCAGACCTTGCTGGCCAAGAGAGGCAGTTTGGCTCTGTCTGCCACCAGGACCCCAG GGTGTGTGATGAGCCTTCCTCCGAGGACCCCCATGAGTGGCCAGATGACATCACCAAGTGGCCG ATCTGCACCAAAAACAGCGCTGGGAACCACACCAACCACCCGCACATGGACTGTGTCATCACGGGCCGGCCCTGCTGCATTGGCACCAAGGGCAG GTGTGAGATCACCTCCCGGGAGTACTGTGACTTCATGAGGGGCTACTTCCACGAGGAGGCCACACTCTGCTCTCAG GTGCACTGCATGGACGACGTGTGTGGGCTCTTGCCCTTCCTCAACCCCGAGGTGCCTGACCAGTTCTACCGCCTGTGGCTGTCCCTATTCTTGCACGCTGG gatCCTGCACTGCCTGGTGTCTGTCTGCTTCCAGATGACTGTCCTGCGGGACCTGGAGAAGCTGGCAGGCTGGCACCGCATAGCCATCATCTACCTGCTGAGTGGCGTCACTGGTAACCTGGCCAGTGCCATTTTCCTGCCATACCGGGCAGAG GTGGGCCCCGCCGGCTCGCAGTTCGGCATCCTGGCCTGCCTCTTCGTGGAGCTCTTCCAGAGCTGGCAGATCCTGGCGCGGCCCTGGCGTGCCTTCTTCAAGCTGCTGGCTGTGGTGCTCTTCCTCTTCACCTTCGGGCTGCTGCCCTGGATCGACAACTTCGCCCACATCTCGGGCTTCGTCAGCGgcctcttcctctcctttgcCTTCTTGCCCTACATCAGCTTTGGCAAGTTTGACCTGTACCGCAAGCGCTGCCAGATCATCGTCTTTCAGGTGGTCTTCCTGGGCCTCCTGGCTGGCCTGGTGGTCCTCTTCTACTTCTACCCTGTGCGCTGTGAGTGGTGCGAGTTCCTCACCTGCATCCCCTTCACTGACAAGTTCTGTGAGAAGTACGAGCTGGACGCTCAGCTCCACTGA
- the RHBDF1 gene encoding inactive rhomboid protein 1 isoform X3 encodes MGEARRDSTSSLQRKKPPWLKLDIPAVVPPAAEESSFLQVGPGQRGLQVQPIQPPHWVPVAQPLRRQAFLRSVSMPAEPTCVPSPHQEPRRPGLQRQMSITQTIRSRQVRFGRVHTLPLLGAPAARRALTQRSSLSRSLLRGTADWFGVSKDSDSTQKWQRKSIRHCSQRYGKLKPQVIRELDLPSQDNVSLTSTETPPPLYVGPCQLGMQKIIDPLARGRAFRLADDAADGLSAPHTPVTPGAASLCSFSSSRSGFNRLPRRRKRESVAKMSFRAAAALVKGRSVRDGTLRRVQRRSFTPASFLEEDTADFPDELDTSFFAREGVLHEELSTYPDEVFESPSEAALKDWERAPEQADLTGGALDRSELERSHLMLPLERGWRKQKEGGAAAPQPKVRLRQEVVSAAGQRRGQRIAMPVRKFFAREKRPYGLGMVGRLTNRTYRKRIDSYVKRQIEDMDDHRPFFTYWLTFVHSLVTILAVCIYGVAPVGFSQHETVDSVLRNRGVYENVKYVQQENFWIGPSSEALIHLGAKFSPCMRQDPQVHSFIHAAREREKHSACCVRNDRSGCVQTSEEECSSTLAVWVKWPFHPSAPDLAGQERQFGSVCHQDPRVCDEPSSEDPHEWPDDITKWPICTKNSAGNHTNHPHMDCVITGRPCCIGTKGRCEITSREYCDFMRGYFHEEATLCSQVHCMDDVCGLLPFLNPEVPDQFYRLWLSLFLHAGILHCLVSVCFQMTVLRDLEKLAGWHRIAIIYLLSGVTGNLASAIFLPYRAEVRLPPRVGPSYVHLLPSMNWFQHRVKFLQCPAWEQLHLAPVPIHSGRREVGRGDLLRPTSSQAPTPPQVGPAGSQFGILACLFVELFQSWQILARPWRAFFKLLAVVLFLFTFGLLPWIDNFAHISGFVSGLFLSFAFLPYISFGKFDLYRKRCQIIVFQVVFLGLLAGLVVLFYFYPVRCEWCEFLTCIPFTDKFCEKYELDAQLH; translated from the exons ATGGGTGAGGCCCGCAGGGACAGCACCAGCAGCCTGCAGCGCAAGAAGCCGCCGTGGCTGAAGCTGGATATCCCGGCTGTGGTGCCCCCGGCAGCAGAGGAGTCCAGTTTCCTGCAGGTAGGCCCTGGCCAGCGGGGGCTGCAGGTGCAGCCCATCCAGCCACCTCACTGGGTCCCCGTTGCCCAGCCCCTGAGACGCCAGGCGTTCCTGCGGAGCGTGAGCATGCCGGCCGAGCCCACCTGCGTCCCATCACCCCACCAGGAGCCCCGGCGGCCGGGGTTGCAGCGCCAGATGTCCATCACACAGACCATCCGCAG CCGACAGGTGCGCTTTGGGCGTGTCCACACTCTGCCCCTGTTGGGAGCCCCTGCTGCCCGCAGGGCCCTCACACAGCGCTCGTCTCTCTCTCGGTCCCTGCTCAG GGGCACTGCTGACTGGTTTGGAGTGAGCAAGGACAGTGACAGCACCCAGAAGTGGCAGCGTAAGAGCATTCGTCACTGCAGCCAGCGCTACGGGAAGCTGAAGCCCCAGGTCATCCGGGAGTTAGACCTGCCCAGCCAGGACAACGTGTCGCTGACCAGCACTGAGACGCCCCCTCCTCTGTACGTGGGGCCATGCCAGCTGGGCATGCAGAAG atCATAGACCCCCTGGCCCGGGGCCGGGCCTTTCGCTTGGCGGATGATGCCGCCGACGGCCTGAGTGCCCCGCACACGCCGGTCACGCCGGGTGCCGCCTCCCTCTGCTCCTTCTCCAGCTCCCGTTCGGGTTTCAACCGGCTCCCGCGGCGGCGCAAGCGCGAGTCGGTGGCCAAGATGAGCTTCCGGGCAGCCGCCGCGCTGGTGAAG GGCCGCTCGGTTAGGGATGGCACACTGCGCCGGGTCCAGCGCCGAAGCTTCACTCCTgccagcttcctggaggaggacaCGGCTGACTTCCCCGACGAGCTGGACACATCCTTCTTTGCCCGG GAAGGTGTCCTCCACGAGGAGCTGTCCACGTACCCAGATGAGGTGTTCGAGTCCCCATCGGAGGCAGCGCTTAAGGACTGGGAGAGAGCCCCAGAGCAGGCGGACCTCACGGGTGGGGCCCTGGACCGCAGCGAGCTGGAGCGCAGCCACCTGATGTT GCCCCTGGAACGTGGCTGGCGCAAGCAGAAGGAGGGTGGTGCAGCGGCCCCGCAGCCCAAGGTGCGGCTGCGGCAGGAGGTGGTGAGTGCCGCGGGTCAGCGGCGGGGCCAGCGCATCGCGATGCCGGTGCGCAAGTTCTTCGCCAGGGAGAAGCGGCCGTATGGGCTGGGCATGGTGGGCCGGCTAACCAACCGCACTTACCGCAAGCGAATCGACAGCTATGTCAAACGCCAGATTGAGGACATGGACGACCACAG GCCCTTCTTCACCTACTGGCTCACCTTCGTGCACTCGCTCGTCACCATTCTAGCCGTGTGCATCTATGGCGTGGCGCCCGTAGGCTTCTCACAGCACGAGACCGTAGACTCG GTGCTGCGCAACCGAGGGGTCTATGAGAATGTCAAGTACGTTCAGCAGGAGAACTTCTGGATCGGGCCCAGCTCG GAGGCTCTCATTCACCTGGGTGCCAAGTTCTCACCCTGCATGCGCCAGGATCCGCAGGTGCATAGTTTCATCCACGCTGCGCGTGAGCGTGAGAAGCACTCGGCCTGCTGTGTACGCAACGACCGGTCTGGCTGCGTGCAGACCTCGGAAGAGGAGTGCTCG TCCACGCTGGCAGTGTGGGTGAAGTGGCCTTTCCATCCCAGCGCCCCAGACCTTGCTGGCCAAGAGAGGCAGTTTGGCTCTGTCTGCCACCAGGACCCCAG GGTGTGTGATGAGCCTTCCTCCGAGGACCCCCATGAGTGGCCAGATGACATCACCAAGTGGCCG ATCTGCACCAAAAACAGCGCTGGGAACCACACCAACCACCCGCACATGGACTGTGTCATCACGGGCCGGCCCTGCTGCATTGGCACCAAGGGCAG GTGTGAGATCACCTCCCGGGAGTACTGTGACTTCATGAGGGGCTACTTCCACGAGGAGGCCACACTCTGCTCTCAG GTGCACTGCATGGACGACGTGTGTGGGCTCTTGCCCTTCCTCAACCCCGAGGTGCCTGACCAGTTCTACCGCCTGTGGCTGTCCCTATTCTTGCACGCTGG gatCCTGCACTGCCTGGTGTCTGTCTGCTTCCAGATGACTGTCCTGCGGGACCTGGAGAAGCTGGCAGGCTGGCACCGCATAGCCATCATCTACCTGCTGAGTGGCGTCACTGGTAACCTGGCCAGTGCCATTTTCCTGCCATACCGGGCAGAGGTAAGGCTGCCCCCCAGGGTGGGGCCCTCCTACGTGCACCTGCTACCCAGCATGAACTGGTTCCAGCACAGAGTCAAGTTCCTACAGTGCCCCGCCTGGGAGCAGCTCCACTTGGCTCCTGTCCCGATACACTCTGGGCGGAGGGAGGTGGGACGGGGTGACCTGCTCAGGCCCACCAGCTCACAGGCACCCACACCCCCCCAGGTGGGCCCCGCCGGCTCGCAGTTCGGCATCCTGGCCTGCCTCTTCGTGGAGCTCTTCCAGAGCTGGCAGATCCTGGCGCGGCCCTGGCGTGCCTTCTTCAAGCTGCTGGCTGTGGTGCTCTTCCTCTTCACCTTCGGGCTGCTGCCCTGGATCGACAACTTCGCCCACATCTCGGGCTTCGTCAGCGgcctcttcctctcctttgcCTTCTTGCCCTACATCAGCTTTGGCAAGTTTGACCTGTACCGCAAGCGCTGCCAGATCATCGTCTTTCAGGTGGTCTTCCTGGGCCTCCTGGCTGGCCTGGTGGTCCTCTTCTACTTCTACCCTGTGCGCTGTGAGTGGTGCGAGTTCCTCACCTGCATCCCCTTCACTGACAAGTTCTGTGAGAAGTACGAGCTGGACGCTCAGCTCCACTGA
- the RHBDF1 gene encoding inactive rhomboid protein 1 isoform X12: MGEARRDSTSSLQRKKPPWLKLDIPAVVPPAAEESSFLQPLRRQAFLRSVSMPAEPTCVPSPHQEPRRPGLQRQMSITQTIRRGTADWFGVSKDSDSTQKWQRKSIRHCSQRYGKLKPQVIRELDLPSQDNVSLTSTETPPPLYVGPCQLGMQKIIDPLARGRAFRLADDAADGLSAPHTPVTPGAASLCSFSSSRSGFNRLPRRRKRESVAKMSFRAAAALVKGRSVRDGTLRRVQRRSFTPASFLEEDTADFPDELDTSFFAREGVLHEELSTYPDEVFESPSEAALKDWERAPEQADLTGGALDRSELERSHLMLPLERGWRKQKEGGAAAPQPKVRLRQEVVSAAGQRRGQRIAMPVRKFFAREKRPYGLGMVGRLTNRTYRKRIDSYVKRQIEDMDDHRPFFTYWLTFVHSLVTILAVCIYGVAPVGFSQHETVDSVLRNRGVYENVKYVQQENFWIGPSSEALIHLGAKFSPCMRQDPQVHSFIHAAREREKHSACCVRNDRSGCVQTSEEECSSTLAVWVKWPFHPSAPDLAGQERQFGSVCHQDPRVCDEPSSEDPHEWPDDITKWPICTKNSAGNHTNHPHMDCVITGRPCCIGTKGRCEITSREYCDFMRGYFHEEATLCSQVHCMDDVCGLLPFLNPEVPDQFYRLWLSLFLHAGILHCLVSVCFQMTVLRDLEKLAGWHRIAIIYLLSGVTGNLASAIFLPYRAEVGPAGSQFGILACLFVELFQSWQILARPWRAFFKLLAVVLFLFTFGLLPWIDNFAHISGFVSGLFLSFAFLPYISFGKFDLYRKRCQIIVFQVVFLGLLAGLVVLFYFYPVRCEWCEFLTCIPFTDKFCEKYELDAQLH; the protein is encoded by the exons ATGGGTGAGGCCCGCAGGGACAGCACCAGCAGCCTGCAGCGCAAGAAGCCGCCGTGGCTGAAGCTGGATATCCCGGCTGTGGTGCCCCCGGCAGCAGAGGAGTCCAGTTTCCTGCAG CCCCTGAGACGCCAGGCGTTCCTGCGGAGCGTGAGCATGCCGGCCGAGCCCACCTGCGTCCCATCACCCCACCAGGAGCCCCGGCGGCCGGGGTTGCAGCGCCAGATGTCCATCACACAGACCATCCGCAG GGGCACTGCTGACTGGTTTGGAGTGAGCAAGGACAGTGACAGCACCCAGAAGTGGCAGCGTAAGAGCATTCGTCACTGCAGCCAGCGCTACGGGAAGCTGAAGCCCCAGGTCATCCGGGAGTTAGACCTGCCCAGCCAGGACAACGTGTCGCTGACCAGCACTGAGACGCCCCCTCCTCTGTACGTGGGGCCATGCCAGCTGGGCATGCAGAAG atCATAGACCCCCTGGCCCGGGGCCGGGCCTTTCGCTTGGCGGATGATGCCGCCGACGGCCTGAGTGCCCCGCACACGCCGGTCACGCCGGGTGCCGCCTCCCTCTGCTCCTTCTCCAGCTCCCGTTCGGGTTTCAACCGGCTCCCGCGGCGGCGCAAGCGCGAGTCGGTGGCCAAGATGAGCTTCCGGGCAGCCGCCGCGCTGGTGAAG GGCCGCTCGGTTAGGGATGGCACACTGCGCCGGGTCCAGCGCCGAAGCTTCACTCCTgccagcttcctggaggaggacaCGGCTGACTTCCCCGACGAGCTGGACACATCCTTCTTTGCCCGG GAAGGTGTCCTCCACGAGGAGCTGTCCACGTACCCAGATGAGGTGTTCGAGTCCCCATCGGAGGCAGCGCTTAAGGACTGGGAGAGAGCCCCAGAGCAGGCGGACCTCACGGGTGGGGCCCTGGACCGCAGCGAGCTGGAGCGCAGCCACCTGATGTT GCCCCTGGAACGTGGCTGGCGCAAGCAGAAGGAGGGTGGTGCAGCGGCCCCGCAGCCCAAGGTGCGGCTGCGGCAGGAGGTGGTGAGTGCCGCGGGTCAGCGGCGGGGCCAGCGCATCGCGATGCCGGTGCGCAAGTTCTTCGCCAGGGAGAAGCGGCCGTATGGGCTGGGCATGGTGGGCCGGCTAACCAACCGCACTTACCGCAAGCGAATCGACAGCTATGTCAAACGCCAGATTGAGGACATGGACGACCACAG GCCCTTCTTCACCTACTGGCTCACCTTCGTGCACTCGCTCGTCACCATTCTAGCCGTGTGCATCTATGGCGTGGCGCCCGTAGGCTTCTCACAGCACGAGACCGTAGACTCG GTGCTGCGCAACCGAGGGGTCTATGAGAATGTCAAGTACGTTCAGCAGGAGAACTTCTGGATCGGGCCCAGCTCG GAGGCTCTCATTCACCTGGGTGCCAAGTTCTCACCCTGCATGCGCCAGGATCCGCAGGTGCATAGTTTCATCCACGCTGCGCGTGAGCGTGAGAAGCACTCGGCCTGCTGTGTACGCAACGACCGGTCTGGCTGCGTGCAGACCTCGGAAGAGGAGTGCTCG TCCACGCTGGCAGTGTGGGTGAAGTGGCCTTTCCATCCCAGCGCCCCAGACCTTGCTGGCCAAGAGAGGCAGTTTGGCTCTGTCTGCCACCAGGACCCCAG GGTGTGTGATGAGCCTTCCTCCGAGGACCCCCATGAGTGGCCAGATGACATCACCAAGTGGCCG ATCTGCACCAAAAACAGCGCTGGGAACCACACCAACCACCCGCACATGGACTGTGTCATCACGGGCCGGCCCTGCTGCATTGGCACCAAGGGCAG GTGTGAGATCACCTCCCGGGAGTACTGTGACTTCATGAGGGGCTACTTCCACGAGGAGGCCACACTCTGCTCTCAG GTGCACTGCATGGACGACGTGTGTGGGCTCTTGCCCTTCCTCAACCCCGAGGTGCCTGACCAGTTCTACCGCCTGTGGCTGTCCCTATTCTTGCACGCTGG gatCCTGCACTGCCTGGTGTCTGTCTGCTTCCAGATGACTGTCCTGCGGGACCTGGAGAAGCTGGCAGGCTGGCACCGCATAGCCATCATCTACCTGCTGAGTGGCGTCACTGGTAACCTGGCCAGTGCCATTTTCCTGCCATACCGGGCAGAG GTGGGCCCCGCCGGCTCGCAGTTCGGCATCCTGGCCTGCCTCTTCGTGGAGCTCTTCCAGAGCTGGCAGATCCTGGCGCGGCCCTGGCGTGCCTTCTTCAAGCTGCTGGCTGTGGTGCTCTTCCTCTTCACCTTCGGGCTGCTGCCCTGGATCGACAACTTCGCCCACATCTCGGGCTTCGTCAGCGgcctcttcctctcctttgcCTTCTTGCCCTACATCAGCTTTGGCAAGTTTGACCTGTACCGCAAGCGCTGCCAGATCATCGTCTTTCAGGTGGTCTTCCTGGGCCTCCTGGCTGGCCTGGTGGTCCTCTTCTACTTCTACCCTGTGCGCTGTGAGTGGTGCGAGTTCCTCACCTGCATCCCCTTCACTGACAAGTTCTGTGAGAAGTACGAGCTGGACGCTCAGCTCCACTGA